The following proteins are co-located in the Solanum pennellii chromosome 8, SPENNV200 genome:
- the LOC107026799 gene encoding formin-like protein 2 isoform X2: MYSPLFSLCLIFTFFLLSSATHRRLLHQPLPPTSTPSINKAKPLFPSPHFHPFFVFLLPPPPPSNDFATFPANISSLILPHSVHSSNNSITNKFIAILVSTSILSATFVTVLVLFFFFYHRYPHREDEHYDDDDHKTNDTLRLVSSSTTPSHIEIEKETSSTFLSCREEIAQTSTTSNDYVMLNYQRIGSPELRPLPPLPRHQYFNQHLNIESFEDEYDGFFSPRGSSGGRGSPDFIQRSFRYQYLNYNSSNDSLSNSPSGEVSLVKFPARPRFILQQVEHRPMSSSSISSGSTHNSPASQISSSSLQNPVSTMSKFEYPERYVSRRLPPPPPLPPPRVVIENDGPSMPVSFHSADGESIKPKLKPLHWDKVRANSDRAMVWDQLKSNSFQLNEEMIETLFTINSSNLNSKEGVRLPIIPVMNQEKQLLDLKKSQNIAILLRALQITSDEVCEALLEGSADTLGMELLESLMKMAPTKEEERKLKNIKDESPFKLGPAEKFLKAVVDIPFAFKRVDAMLYIACFDSEVEYLTESFQTFEIACEELRNSRTFLRLLEAVLRTGNRMNMGTDRGDARAFKLDTLLKLVDIKGADGKTTLLHFVLHETIRAEGSHLSDAELSTHDESEFKNGVHVISALSHELANVKKAAVMDSDILSNENAKLAAGVAKVTEVLKLNQEFVLDESSRKFSESMNGFLKKAEGEIMNIQAQEEFSLSMVKELTEYFYGDLAKEEARRIRIFMVVKEFLSIIDQVCTDLEK; encoded by the exons ATGTACTCTCCATTGTTTAGTCTTTGTCTAATCTTTACCTTCTTCCTTCTCTCCTCTGCTACTCATCGTCGCCTTCTCCATCAACCGCTTCCTCCAACTTCAACTCCATCCATTAATAAAGCTAAACCTTTATTTCCTTCTCCTCATTTTCATCCATTTTTCGtatttcttcttcctcctccgcCACCTTCGAATGATTTTGCCACTTTCCCTGCTAACATTTCCTCCCTCATTCTTCCACATTCAGTGCATTCCTCTAATAATTCCATCACCAACAAATTCATCGCCATTCTCGTATCAACATCCATCCTCTCTGCTACATTCGTCACTGTccttgttcttttctttttcttttaccatcGCTATCCCCACCGTGAAGATGAAcactatgatgatgatgatcacAAGACGAATGATACTCTCCGACTTGTCTCATCTagtacaaccccttcacacattgaaattgaaaaggaaaCGTCGTCAACATTTCTGAGTTGTAGGGAAGAAATTGCTCAAACTTCTACTACCTCAAATGACTATGTCATGCTAAACTACCAAAGAATTGGATCACCAGAACTCCGTCCTCTCCCTCCATTGCCACGACATCAATATTTCAACCAACATCTTAATATTGAATCATTTGAAGATGAATACGACGGATTCTTCTCCCCTAGAGGATCCTCTGGGGGTAGAGGAAGTCCCGATTTCATACAAAGAAGTTTCCGGTATCAATATCTGAATTACAATTCCTCAAATGATTCATTATCCAATAGCCCTTCTGGAGAAGTGAGTTTGGTTAAATTTCCAGCACGGCCGAGGTTTATTCTTCAGCAAGTGGAACATAGGCCAATGTCATCGTCTTCAATATCTTCCGGTAGTACTCATAATTCCCCTGCTTCTCAAATTTCAAGTTCCTCACTACAGAATCCCGTGTCTACTATGAGTAAATTCGAATATCCTGAGAGGTATGTATCGAGAAGACTTCCACCTCCACCACCACTGCCACCACCTCGAGTAGTAATCGAAAATGATGGGCCATCGATGCCCGTTTCATTCCATAGTGCTGATGGAGAAAGTATAAAGCCAAAGCTAAAGCCTCTGCATTGGGATAAAGTCAGAGCCAACTCAGATAGAGCAATGGTTTGGGATCAACTGAAGTCTAACTCTTTTCA GTTAAATGAGGAGATGATTGAAACATTATTCACtataaattcttcaaatttaaattcaaaagaaGGTGTAAGACTCCCAATTATTCCTGTGATGAATCAAGAGAAGCAGTTGCTTGACCTAAAGAAGTCTCAGAACATTGCAATTTTGTTGAGAGCACTTCAAATTACTAGTGATGAAGTTTGTGAAGCACTTTTAGAAG GTAGTGCAGACACACTCGGAATGGAGCTACTGGAGAGTCTGATGAAGATGGCTCCCACAAAAGAAGAAGAACGGAAGCTGAAGAACATCAAAGATGAATCGCCCTTCAAACTAGGCCCTGCTGAGAAATTTCTCAAGGCAGTGGTTGATATACCTTTTGCATTCAAGAGAGTGGATGCAATGCTTTACATAGCTTGTTTTGATTCTGAGGTCGAATACCTAACCGAGTCATTTCAGACATTCGAG ATTGCATGTGAAGAGTTGAGGAATAGCAGAACATTTTTAAGGCTTTTGGAAGCTGTACTCAGAACTGGAAACCGTATGAATATGGGAACAGACAGAGGAGATGCACGTGCCTTCAAGCTCGACACACTTCTTAAGCTTGTCGATATTAAAGGTGCTGATGGAAAAACCACCCTTCTGCACTTTGTTCTTCATGAAACTATTAGAGCAGAAGGTTCTCATCTTTCTGATGCAGAGTTATCGACTCACGATGAGTCTGAGTTTAAAAATGGTGTTCACGTTATCTCTGCCTTGAGCCACGAGCTTGCTAACGTGAAGAAAGCAGCTGTGATGGACTCGGATATTCTTAGCAATGAAAATGCAAAACTAGCAGCAGGAGTTGCTAAGGTTACTGAGGTTCTAAAACTGAATCAAGAGTTTGTTTTGGATGAGAGTAGCAGAAAGTTTTCCGAGTCGATGAATGGATTCTTGAAGAAAGCGGAGGGAGAGATTATGAATATACAAGCTCAAGAGGAATTTTCTCTATCCATGGTAAAGGAGCTAACAGAATATTTCTATGGAGACTTGGCTAAAGAAGAAGCTCGACGGATCAGGATATTTATGGTAGTTAAGGAATTCCTCTCTATCATTGATCAAGTGTGCACAGatttggaaaaataa
- the LOC107026799 gene encoding formin-like protein 2 isoform X1: protein MYSPLFSLCLIFTFFLLSSATHRRLLHQPLPPTSTPSINKAKPLFPSPHFHPFFVFLLPPPPPSNDFATFPANISSLILPHSVHSSNNSITNKFIAILVSTSILSATFVTVLVLFFFFYHRYPHREDEHYDDDDHKTNDTLRLVSSSTTPSHIEIEKETSSTFLSCREEIAQTSTTSNDYVMLNYQRIGSPELRPLPPLPRHQYFNQHLNIESFEDEYDGFFSPRGSSGGRGSPDFIQRSFRYQYLNYNSSNDSLSNSPSGEVSLVKFPARPRFILQQVEHRPMSSSSISSGSTHNSPASQISSSSLQNPVSTMSKFEYPERYVSRRLPPPPPLPPPRVVIENDGPSMPVSFHSADGESIKPKLKPLHWDKVRANSDRAMVWDQLKSNSFQLNEEMIETLFTINSSNLNSKEGVRLPIIPVMNQEKQLLDLKKSQNIAILLRALQITSDEVCEALLEANQPGSADTLGMELLESLMKMAPTKEEERKLKNIKDESPFKLGPAEKFLKAVVDIPFAFKRVDAMLYIACFDSEVEYLTESFQTFEIACEELRNSRTFLRLLEAVLRTGNRMNMGTDRGDARAFKLDTLLKLVDIKGADGKTTLLHFVLHETIRAEGSHLSDAELSTHDESEFKNGVHVISALSHELANVKKAAVMDSDILSNENAKLAAGVAKVTEVLKLNQEFVLDESSRKFSESMNGFLKKAEGEIMNIQAQEEFSLSMVKELTEYFYGDLAKEEARRIRIFMVVKEFLSIIDQVCTDLEK, encoded by the exons ATGTACTCTCCATTGTTTAGTCTTTGTCTAATCTTTACCTTCTTCCTTCTCTCCTCTGCTACTCATCGTCGCCTTCTCCATCAACCGCTTCCTCCAACTTCAACTCCATCCATTAATAAAGCTAAACCTTTATTTCCTTCTCCTCATTTTCATCCATTTTTCGtatttcttcttcctcctccgcCACCTTCGAATGATTTTGCCACTTTCCCTGCTAACATTTCCTCCCTCATTCTTCCACATTCAGTGCATTCCTCTAATAATTCCATCACCAACAAATTCATCGCCATTCTCGTATCAACATCCATCCTCTCTGCTACATTCGTCACTGTccttgttcttttctttttcttttaccatcGCTATCCCCACCGTGAAGATGAAcactatgatgatgatgatcacAAGACGAATGATACTCTCCGACTTGTCTCATCTagtacaaccccttcacacattgaaattgaaaaggaaaCGTCGTCAACATTTCTGAGTTGTAGGGAAGAAATTGCTCAAACTTCTACTACCTCAAATGACTATGTCATGCTAAACTACCAAAGAATTGGATCACCAGAACTCCGTCCTCTCCCTCCATTGCCACGACATCAATATTTCAACCAACATCTTAATATTGAATCATTTGAAGATGAATACGACGGATTCTTCTCCCCTAGAGGATCCTCTGGGGGTAGAGGAAGTCCCGATTTCATACAAAGAAGTTTCCGGTATCAATATCTGAATTACAATTCCTCAAATGATTCATTATCCAATAGCCCTTCTGGAGAAGTGAGTTTGGTTAAATTTCCAGCACGGCCGAGGTTTATTCTTCAGCAAGTGGAACATAGGCCAATGTCATCGTCTTCAATATCTTCCGGTAGTACTCATAATTCCCCTGCTTCTCAAATTTCAAGTTCCTCACTACAGAATCCCGTGTCTACTATGAGTAAATTCGAATATCCTGAGAGGTATGTATCGAGAAGACTTCCACCTCCACCACCACTGCCACCACCTCGAGTAGTAATCGAAAATGATGGGCCATCGATGCCCGTTTCATTCCATAGTGCTGATGGAGAAAGTATAAAGCCAAAGCTAAAGCCTCTGCATTGGGATAAAGTCAGAGCCAACTCAGATAGAGCAATGGTTTGGGATCAACTGAAGTCTAACTCTTTTCA GTTAAATGAGGAGATGATTGAAACATTATTCACtataaattcttcaaatttaaattcaaaagaaGGTGTAAGACTCCCAATTATTCCTGTGATGAATCAAGAGAAGCAGTTGCTTGACCTAAAGAAGTCTCAGAACATTGCAATTTTGTTGAGAGCACTTCAAATTACTAGTGATGAAGTTTGTGAAGCACTTTTAGAAG CAAACCAACCAGGTAGTGCAGACACACTCGGAATGGAGCTACTGGAGAGTCTGATGAAGATGGCTCCCACAAAAGAAGAAGAACGGAAGCTGAAGAACATCAAAGATGAATCGCCCTTCAAACTAGGCCCTGCTGAGAAATTTCTCAAGGCAGTGGTTGATATACCTTTTGCATTCAAGAGAGTGGATGCAATGCTTTACATAGCTTGTTTTGATTCTGAGGTCGAATACCTAACCGAGTCATTTCAGACATTCGAG ATTGCATGTGAAGAGTTGAGGAATAGCAGAACATTTTTAAGGCTTTTGGAAGCTGTACTCAGAACTGGAAACCGTATGAATATGGGAACAGACAGAGGAGATGCACGTGCCTTCAAGCTCGACACACTTCTTAAGCTTGTCGATATTAAAGGTGCTGATGGAAAAACCACCCTTCTGCACTTTGTTCTTCATGAAACTATTAGAGCAGAAGGTTCTCATCTTTCTGATGCAGAGTTATCGACTCACGATGAGTCTGAGTTTAAAAATGGTGTTCACGTTATCTCTGCCTTGAGCCACGAGCTTGCTAACGTGAAGAAAGCAGCTGTGATGGACTCGGATATTCTTAGCAATGAAAATGCAAAACTAGCAGCAGGAGTTGCTAAGGTTACTGAGGTTCTAAAACTGAATCAAGAGTTTGTTTTGGATGAGAGTAGCAGAAAGTTTTCCGAGTCGATGAATGGATTCTTGAAGAAAGCGGAGGGAGAGATTATGAATATACAAGCTCAAGAGGAATTTTCTCTATCCATGGTAAAGGAGCTAACAGAATATTTCTATGGAGACTTGGCTAAAGAAGAAGCTCGACGGATCAGGATATTTATGGTAGTTAAGGAATTCCTCTCTATCATTGATCAAGTGTGCACAGatttggaaaaataa